In Cheilinus undulatus linkage group 24, ASM1832078v1, whole genome shotgun sequence, a single window of DNA contains:
- the LOC121506070 gene encoding fidgetin — MISSSSSVYGLKMQWTPEHSQWAEQHFDISSTTRSPAHKAEAYRAVPGHLQRSATYQYAWANDDISALTASNLLKKYAEKYSGILEMPGSYSEGPGVPGVMNGRKGESEPWQDGVYPMSCIPEGVSVRKGGVAAASEVVSGMCSSPGLASSTLSEPSYSSSSCGSHTATALHSSSMPSQEYGPAYSGSYLHSSYSQSAPAPALPSPLHSSGLLQPPPPPPSHPTLVPAYNGGSPNLSSYNYPPAGYPAQSSVGPGYSPGGAPPPSSYLPSGIAAPTPLPPPSTLPGYPYQSHNLTPIAPTPLNSSSSNSLKRKAFYMTGQGEIDSYGNFGYGQARSSSESPMYRVADSSSANGGSNSASGGGFDRSAEKSSLPFNPQKQSTMSSEQQQRKYSSQATGGPMTPPAYVSSSLGGSRSADSLVNFTSPSLSEQGADDHRLHLSHSAPGPTSSSSNSSSRPAEEQLKTSDPHLLDMVTSEIVQQGPPVDWSDIAGLELAKATLKEEVLWPILRPDMFSSLGPAPRCVLLFGPRGSGRTLLGRCLASQLGAPFLQLSGSTLATKWLADGEKIIRASFLVARCRQPSVLFISEVDMLLSAHLSEESPINRLKGELLSQLDSLLMGSGEDGSNQVLVVCSTSRPQDMDEGLRRYFGRRVLVPLPDSTARHQIVNQLLAQSQHKYCLSEEELALLVQRTEGFSGLDLARFCQEALVGLLHASAQGMDMSGMMPRGQVRPLTYQDFESVFCKFQASISQKEIDTYTEWNKMFGCSQ; from the coding sequence GCTTAAAGATGCAGTGGACCCCGGAGCACAGCCAGTGGGCCGAACAGCACTTCGACATCTCCTCCACTACACGCTCGCCAGCCCACAAGGCCGAGGCCTACCGGGCAGTGCCTGGCCACCTGCAGCGCTCTGCCACCTACCAGTATGCCTGGGCCAATGATGACATCTCAGCTCTTACCGCCTCCAACCTGCTCAAGAAGTACGCTGAGAAGTATTCCGGTATTCTCGAGATGCCGGGGTCGTACTCCGAGGGGCCTGGCGTCCCGGGAGTCATGAACGGGAGGAAAGGTGAATCAGAGCCGTGGCAGGATGGCGTTTATCCCATGAGCTGCATCCCAGAGGGTGTTTCTGTTAGAAAAGGAGGGGTGGCAGCAGCTTCAGAGGTGGTAtcaggcatgtgcagctcccCGGGCTTGGCCTCCAGCACGCTGAGTGAACCCAGTTactccagcagcagctgtggGAGCCACACCGCCACCGCACTCCACTCCTCCTCCATGCCCTCTCAGGAATATGGTCCAGCATACAGCGGCTCTTACCTGCACAGTAGTTACTCCCAGTCTGCCCCAGCACCGGCACTTCCCTCCCCACTGCACAGCTCTGGGCTCTTGCAGCCACCCCCTCCGCCGCCCTCCCACCCCACTTTAGTCCCAGCTTACAATGGAGGCTCCCCTAACTTGTCCAGTTATAATTACCCCCCAGCCGGCTACCCAGCTCAGAGCTCAGTAGGGCCAGGATACAGCCCTGGGGGAGCACCCCCTCCTTCTTCATACCTCCCCTCAGGCATTGCGGCACCTACACCTCTTCCCCCTCCTTCGACTTTACCTGGATACCCGTACCAGAGCCACAACCTGACCCCAATTGCCCCCACTCCTCTCAACAGTAGCTCCTCTAATTCACTGAAGAGGAAAGCTTTCTACATGACAGGCCAAGGAGAGATTGACTCTTATGGTAACTTTGGCTATGGCCAGGCTCGGAGCTCGTCTGAGAGTCCCATGTACAGGGTGGCAGACAGCAGCAGTGCAAACGGAGGCTCCAACAGCGCCAGCGGTGGTGGATTTGACAGAAGTGCTGAAAAGTCATCTTTACCTTTTAATCCTCAGAAGCAGTCCACAATGTCTTcggagcagcagcagaggaagtaCAGCAGCCAGGCAACAGGTGGGCCAATGACTCCACCAGCCTATGTTTCCTCCTCCCTGGGGGGTTCTCGTTCAGCAGATTCCCTTGTCAACTTCACCTCCCCCTCCCTCAGTGAGCAAGGTGCTGATGACCACCGCCTTCACCTCTCACACTCAGCACCAGGGCCTACCTCTTCCTCATCCAATTCCTCCTCCAGGCCTGCTGAAGAGCAGCTGAAAACCAGTGACCCTCACCTCCTTGACATGGTTACCTCTGAAATCGTTCAGCAAGGCCCACCGGTGGATTGGAGCGACATCGCAGGACTAGAACTGGCCAAAGCTACCCTTAAGGAGGAGGTTCTGTGGCCAATTCTGCGCCCGGACATGTTCAGCAGTTTAGGACCAGCCCCACGGTGCGTCTTGCTGTTTGGACCAAGAGGCAGTGGGAGGACGTTGCTGGGACGCTGCTTGGCGAGCCAGCTGGGAGCGCCGTTCCTTCAGCTAAGTGGCTCCACATTGGCCACCAAGTGGCTGGCAGACGGAGAAAAAATAATCAGAGCATCCTTCCTGGTGGCGCGATGCCGGCAGCCCTCGGTACTGTTCATAAGTGAGGTGGACATGCTGCTTTCAGCCCACCTTAGTGAGGAAAGTCCCATCAACCGCCTGAAGGGGGAGCTACTTTCCCAGTTGGACTCGCTTCTCATGGGCTCAGGAGAGGATGGAAGCAACCAAGTGTTGGTGGTTTGTTCCACAAGCAGACCCCAGGACATGGACGAAGGGCTGCGCAGGTACTTTGGTCGTAGGGTCCTTGTGCCCCTGCCGGACAGCACAGCCCGGCACCAGATCGTGAACCAGCTGCTGGCTCAATCTCAGCACAAGTACTGCTTAAGTGAGGAGGAGCTGGCGCTGCTGGTCCAGCGTACAGAGGGTTTTTCTGGACTTGACCTGGCCAGATTCTGCCAGGAGGCCCTCGTTGGACTGTTACATGCCTCTGCACAGGGCATGGACATGTCGGGTATGATGCCCAGGGGACAGGTCAGGCCACTTACCTACCAGGACTTTGAGAGTGTCTTTTGTAAATTCCAAGCCAGTATATCGCAGAAAGAGATTGACACATACACTGAGTGGAACAAAATGTTCGGCTGCAGCCAGTGA